A window of Oncorhynchus tshawytscha isolate Ot180627B linkage group LG10, Otsh_v2.0, whole genome shotgun sequence contains these coding sequences:
- the LOC112241626 gene encoding high mobility group protein B2-like isoform X3 gives MVKGDVNKPKGKTSAYAFFVQTCREEQKIKQPDQSVNFAEFSKQCSERWRASTAIDKRRFEDMAKNDKVRYERDMRGYVPPKGMAKSGRRKKDPNAPKRPPSAFFVFSAEFRPTVKQEFPGCSIGETAKKLGIMWGQQTPTQKQPFEEKALRLREKYDKDMAAYRSSCITPSLCL, from the exons ATGGTGAAAGGGGACGTTAATAAACCCAAGGGCAAGACGTCAGCCTACGCCTTCTTCGTCCAGACCTGCCGGGAGGAGCAGAAGATTAAACAACCCGACCAGTCGGTCAACTTCGCCGAGTTCTCCAAGCAGTGTTCTGAGAGATGGAGG GCTTCCACTGCGATTGACAAGCGTCGTTTTGAGGACATGGCGAAGAACGACAAGGTGCGTTATGAGAGGGACATGAGGGGGTACGTCCCCCCCAAGGGGATGGCCAAGAGTGGTAGGAGGAAGAAGGACCCCAACGCTCCCAAACGACCCCC gtCTGCCTTTTTTGTGTTCTCAGCAGAGTTCCGTCCGACGGTCAAACAGGAGTTCCCAG GCTGTTCTATAGGAGAGACAGCTAAGAAGCTGGGGATCATGTGGGGTCAACAGACTCCAACCCAGAAACAGCCGTTTGAAGAGAAGGCTCTCCGACTGAGGGAGAAATACGACAAG